From Trueperella pecoris, a single genomic window includes:
- the ileS gene encoding isoleucine--tRNA ligase: MTSRKYPLHREEDVVASPNFPTLEEDVLSYWEKDDTFQASIDQRTSDEFVFYDGPPFANGLPHYGHLLTGYVKDVIARYQTQQGKKVEREFGWDTHGLPAELEAEKILGIQDKSEIEVMGIEKFNDACRTSVLTYTKEWKEYVTRQARWVDFDNGYKTLDPTFMESVIWSFKTLWDKGLVYEGYRVLPYCWNDETPLSNHELKMDDDVYQDRQDQTVTVGLRLESGELALIWTTTPWTLPSNFAIAVGPEIDYVTVCPAEGPLAGEKVIVAKARVAAYAKELGEAPEILAECKGSDLQGKKYYPIFDYYTRESEKPGPNAWQIRVADYVSTEDGTGLVHIAPYGEEDMFVLAGADIKVVETVDASGKFFPTVTDYAGMNIFDANRPILNDLRDGTGSQERIDPARRAVLVREQSYVHSYPHCWRCRKPLIYKPVTSWFVAVTQFRDRMVELNQQITWQPEHIKDGIFGNWLAGARDWSISRNRYWGTPIPVWKSDDPTYPRIDVYGSFAELERDFGRLPVGPDGEPNLHRPYIDELTRPNPDDPTGKSTMRRIDDILDVWFDSGSMPYAQKHYPFENQDWFESHFPGDFIVEYIGQTRGWFYVMHALSTALFDRPAFTSCISHGIVLGNDGRKASKSLRNYPDPMEMYHKYGSDAVRWMLMSSPVLRGGNLVVNEEGIREAMRHVILPLWNTWYFFALYAGTCNNGEGYVASAIDVHDAEALASLDVMDRYLLSRTKLLADAVKAHLDGLDIPAATQEVREFIDLLTNWYVRTSRERFWNEDERAFDTLYTSLEALMRVAAPLLPLVGEEIWRGLTGGRSVHMTDWPMWPAGVVDDDLVQVMDEVRDVVSHAHSLRKANSLRVRQPLRSLTVVTGLDLAPFASLIASEVNVKEVKIQTAEESGLEVRKELSVLPRELDPSVRRFTSALFKAAREGAWALEGDKARMLIDPQIVLEPGQFEATTAVEAAEGSVAEVLDSGAFVVLDTVLDEALEAEGYARDVVRAVQDQRKADGLHVADRIRLTLRVPDEWVAAVEANLAMISAETLALEASVIGGGDGIAVSVEKIA, translated from the coding sequence ATGACCAGCCGAAAGTACCCGCTGCATCGCGAAGAGGACGTCGTCGCGTCCCCGAATTTCCCCACGCTTGAAGAGGACGTTCTATCCTACTGGGAGAAGGACGATACCTTCCAAGCGTCTATTGATCAGCGCACTAGCGACGAGTTCGTCTTCTACGATGGCCCGCCGTTCGCCAATGGCCTTCCGCACTATGGCCACCTACTTACCGGTTACGTCAAGGACGTCATTGCCCGCTACCAGACCCAGCAGGGCAAGAAGGTGGAGCGCGAGTTCGGTTGGGACACCCACGGTCTGCCGGCGGAGCTTGAGGCGGAGAAGATCCTCGGGATTCAGGACAAGTCCGAGATCGAGGTCATGGGCATCGAGAAGTTTAACGACGCTTGCCGTACGTCCGTGCTGACCTACACCAAAGAGTGGAAGGAATACGTCACGCGTCAGGCCCGCTGGGTCGATTTCGACAACGGCTACAAGACTCTGGACCCCACATTCATGGAGTCGGTCATCTGGTCGTTTAAGACGCTGTGGGACAAGGGCCTTGTGTACGAGGGCTACCGCGTGCTTCCGTACTGCTGGAATGACGAGACCCCGCTGTCGAACCACGAGTTGAAGATGGACGACGACGTCTACCAGGATCGCCAGGATCAGACGGTCACGGTGGGCTTGCGCCTCGAGTCGGGCGAGCTGGCCCTCATTTGGACGACGACGCCGTGGACGCTTCCTTCCAACTTCGCCATTGCTGTGGGTCCGGAGATTGACTACGTGACCGTATGCCCGGCCGAGGGTCCGCTTGCTGGAGAAAAGGTCATCGTGGCAAAGGCCCGTGTGGCCGCCTATGCCAAGGAGCTTGGCGAGGCCCCCGAGATCCTGGCTGAGTGCAAGGGCAGCGACCTGCAGGGCAAGAAGTACTACCCGATCTTTGATTACTACACGCGCGAGAGTGAGAAGCCGGGCCCGAACGCGTGGCAGATTCGCGTGGCGGACTACGTCTCGACCGAGGACGGCACTGGTCTTGTCCACATCGCTCCATACGGCGAGGAGGACATGTTCGTGCTTGCCGGGGCAGACATCAAGGTCGTGGAGACCGTGGACGCCAGCGGTAAGTTCTTCCCCACGGTTACCGATTATGCGGGCATGAACATTTTTGACGCCAACCGCCCGATCCTTAACGATTTGCGTGACGGCACCGGCTCTCAGGAGCGCATCGATCCGGCCCGCCGCGCGGTACTCGTGCGTGAACAGTCCTATGTCCATTCTTACCCGCACTGCTGGCGTTGCCGGAAGCCGCTCATTTACAAGCCGGTGACGTCCTGGTTCGTGGCCGTCACCCAGTTCCGCGACCGCATGGTTGAGCTCAACCAGCAGATCACCTGGCAGCCGGAGCACATCAAGGATGGCATCTTCGGCAACTGGCTCGCGGGCGCTCGCGATTGGTCGATTTCGCGTAACCGCTACTGGGGCACGCCGATTCCGGTGTGGAAGTCGGACGATCCCACCTACCCGCGCATCGATGTCTACGGTTCGTTCGCTGAGCTTGAGCGCGACTTTGGTCGCCTGCCGGTGGGCCCGGATGGCGAGCCGAACCTGCACCGCCCCTACATTGACGAGCTGACCCGGCCCAACCCGGACGATCCGACGGGCAAGTCGACGATGCGCCGCATTGACGACATCCTCGACGTCTGGTTCGATTCCGGTTCGATGCCCTACGCCCAGAAGCATTACCCGTTTGAGAATCAGGACTGGTTCGAGTCCCACTTCCCAGGCGATTTCATCGTGGAGTACATCGGACAGACTCGTGGCTGGTTCTACGTGATGCACGCGCTGTCGACCGCCCTGTTCGACCGTCCGGCGTTCACCTCGTGCATCTCGCACGGAATTGTGCTGGGCAATGATGGCCGCAAGGCGTCGAAGTCTTTGCGTAACTACCCCGATCCGATGGAGATGTACCACAAGTATGGTTCGGATGCGGTGCGATGGATGCTGATGAGTTCACCGGTCTTGCGCGGCGGCAACCTCGTGGTCAACGAGGAAGGCATCCGTGAGGCGATGCGTCACGTGATTTTGCCGCTGTGGAACACGTGGTACTTCTTCGCACTGTACGCGGGCACCTGCAACAACGGTGAGGGTTATGTTGCGTCTGCGATTGATGTTCACGACGCCGAAGCGCTGGCCAGCCTCGACGTCATGGATCGATACCTTCTTTCGCGTACGAAGCTGCTGGCTGACGCGGTCAAGGCGCACCTCGATGGGCTGGACATTCCGGCGGCGACGCAGGAAGTGCGCGAATTCATTGACTTGCTGACGAACTGGTATGTGCGTACCTCGCGTGAGCGCTTCTGGAACGAGGACGAGCGCGCTTTTGACACGCTGTACACCTCCCTTGAGGCCCTCATGCGGGTGGCTGCTCCGTTGCTCCCTCTGGTTGGTGAGGAGATTTGGCGCGGCCTGACGGGCGGCCGGTCTGTTCACATGACCGACTGGCCGATGTGGCCCGCCGGCGTCGTGGACGACGATTTGGTGCAGGTGATGGATGAGGTGCGCGATGTCGTCTCACATGCTCACTCGTTGCGCAAGGCCAACTCGTTGCGCGTGCGTCAACCGCTGCGCTCCTTGACTGTTGTGACGGGCCTTGATCTGGCTCCGTTCGCCTCGTTGATCGCTTCCGAGGTCAACGTCAAGGAGGTCAAGATCCAGACGGCGGAGGAGTCCGGCCTGGAGGTTCGCAAGGAACTTTCGGTTCTCCCGCGTGAGCTTGACCCGTCGGTGCGCCGTTTCACCTCGGCGCTCTTTAAGGCCGCCCGCGAGGGGGCGTGGGCGCTTGAGGGCGATAAGGCCCGCATGCTCATCGATCCGCAGATCGTGCTGGAGCCGGGCCAGTTTGAGGCCACCACGGCTGTCGAAGCAGCAGAGGGCTCGGTCGCTGAGGTTCTTGATTCTGGCGCGTTCGTCGTGCTGGACACCGTTTTGGATGAGGCTCTAGAGGCTGAGGGCTACGCTCGCGACGTCGTGCGTGCCGTTCAGGATCAGCGCAAGGCCGACGGCCTGCACGTGGCCGACCGCATCCGCCTGACCTTACGTGTCCCGGACGAGTGGGTCGCGGCCGTGGAGGCCAACCTTGCGATGATTTCTGCCGAGACGCTTGCTCTTGAGGCGAGCGTCATCGGCGGCGGTGATGGTATCGCCGTGAGCGTGGAGAAGATTGCGTGA
- a CDS encoding alpha/beta hydrolase, whose translation MDLLNGWVVLATIAVTMIVIVAGFFVVMRPGSGKRRTLRRIVTILVAQVCVLVAAASLINYQFGYFRNHTELWRFLTHEGDTGKIATVPSVPLNELAEQINNGDSSRYRVTWQESDDEGMRQATITGPESAINSQIRTWVPRGFPERGVKYNVMVLLPGTPGSAAAIGPAIGGPRALQEAIDAGKIAPTILITSDMNFGGQIATCADIDGGLKAETWFARDLPKIIQSNFDVSNRPEDWTVVGPSMGGYCAGRLGILHPDVFGNAVWLHGIDMPMEGSLSKVPGVRKAQALSTLAKGADKTANLLFVSSIIDKGTIEDARTVASAVNDPSRVYLDERSEGGHGWVVWIKEFPDVLTWLSKVR comes from the coding sequence ATGGATCTTCTCAACGGGTGGGTCGTGCTCGCCACCATTGCCGTGACCATGATCGTTATAGTGGCTGGATTTTTCGTGGTCATGCGCCCCGGTAGCGGCAAGAGGCGTACGCTGCGGCGAATTGTCACAATACTTGTGGCGCAGGTGTGTGTGCTGGTCGCCGCCGCATCTTTGATCAACTACCAGTTTGGCTATTTCAGAAACCACACTGAATTGTGGCGCTTTCTCACCCACGAAGGGGACACCGGCAAGATCGCCACCGTGCCTTCTGTTCCGCTTAACGAGCTAGCAGAGCAAATCAATAACGGCGATAGTTCGCGCTACCGGGTCACATGGCAAGAATCTGATGATGAAGGTATGCGCCAGGCGACCATCACTGGTCCCGAATCTGCTATTAACTCGCAAATCCGCACCTGGGTTCCCCGAGGCTTTCCCGAACGAGGAGTCAAGTACAACGTTATGGTGCTTCTTCCCGGGACTCCGGGCAGTGCCGCTGCCATCGGCCCGGCTATTGGGGGGCCGCGCGCCCTTCAGGAGGCGATTGATGCCGGGAAAATCGCGCCAACAATTCTCATCACTTCGGATATGAATTTTGGTGGACAGATCGCCACCTGTGCTGACATCGATGGCGGTTTAAAAGCTGAAACTTGGTTTGCCCGTGATCTGCCTAAGATCATTCAGTCGAACTTTGACGTTTCAAATAGGCCTGAGGACTGGACTGTCGTCGGTCCATCGATGGGCGGATACTGCGCGGGGAGGTTGGGGATACTGCACCCTGATGTTTTCGGGAATGCGGTATGGTTACACGGCATTGATATGCCCATGGAGGGCTCCTTGTCGAAGGTTCCAGGCGTGCGCAAAGCACAGGCACTTTCGACACTTGCAAAAGGTGCGGATAAGACTGCCAATCTGCTGTTCGTCTCTTCCATTATTGATAAGGGGACGATAGAAGACGCTCGTACAGTGGCTTCCGCAGTGAATGATCCGAGCCGAGTCTACCTTGACGAGAGAAGCGAAGGCGGGCACGGGTGGGTCGTGTGGATTAAGGAATTTCCTGACGTATTGACGTGGCTGTCGAAGGTTCGTTGA
- the proC gene encoding pyrroline-5-carboxylate reductase, whose protein sequence is MLGFIGTGNMGGAILAGVLSAGLVAPDDVVFTRANAQAGASQAKHTGSRFIGTNRAVYESLGEGEMLIVGVKPHVIGKVLRELGEETGGQVIVSVAAGVSLHTLAEHAPAGSPIVRVMPNVNSQIGAGMSALCPNAAVTDSQLAAVRRIFDSIGQTVVITEKDFPAFSAIAGCSPAWTYTYIDALARAALAAGITLDSARRIAAQAVLGSAQLVLAKHGEFTPSELRDQVTSPGGTTIAGLIAMESAGFTPAVIDAVNAAIARDAEIGKA, encoded by the coding sequence ATGCTCGGATTCATCGGCACCGGCAATATGGGCGGGGCGATACTGGCAGGAGTGCTCTCCGCAGGGCTGGTTGCGCCAGACGACGTCGTCTTCACCCGCGCCAACGCCCAGGCGGGCGCTTCCCAAGCTAAGCACACCGGCTCACGGTTCATAGGGACGAACCGTGCGGTGTATGAGTCGCTCGGAGAAGGCGAGATGCTGATCGTGGGTGTCAAACCCCACGTGATCGGTAAGGTTCTGCGCGAGCTCGGCGAAGAAACGGGCGGGCAAGTGATCGTCTCGGTCGCTGCTGGTGTTAGCCTTCACACCCTTGCTGAGCACGCACCTGCAGGATCCCCGATCGTCCGCGTTATGCCCAACGTCAACTCCCAGATCGGTGCCGGCATGTCGGCGCTATGCCCCAACGCCGCCGTCACGGACTCCCAGCTGGCCGCCGTCCGCCGCATCTTCGACTCCATCGGGCAAACCGTGGTCATCACCGAGAAGGACTTCCCCGCATTCTCCGCCATCGCTGGATGCTCGCCGGCCTGGACGTACACCTACATCGACGCCCTCGCCCGCGCCGCCCTCGCCGCCGGAATAACGCTCGATTCAGCGCGCCGCATCGCCGCGCAAGCCGTCCTCGGATCGGCACAACTCGTCCTCGCCAAACACGGGGAGTTCACCCCCAGCGAGCTACGCGACCAAGTCACCTCCCCCGGCGGAACCACCATCGCCGGGCTCATCGCCATGGAGTCGGCAGGCTTCACACCCGCCGTCATCGACGCCGTCAACGCGGCCATCGCCCGCGACGCCGAGATTGGCAAAGCCTAG
- a CDS encoding coenzyme F420-0:L-glutamate ligase, whose amino-acid sequence MTSVQAVTVPGIPALTSGDDVAAVISPHLNALSWPDGYVGMRGDDVVVLAGKILAKAQGRWHKAGEEPDGFRTRVSIPEALGLKAPDDVDQAAGEIRRGLAARFGGRPGVIISGSGRTGQPGRGVADVALGSAGLDVKTPTGESVIDAIAALAGVVMMSSHECPVVVVRGIPDVMTWED is encoded by the coding sequence ATGACTTCAGTACAGGCCGTGACTGTTCCCGGCATTCCAGCCCTCACGTCTGGCGACGACGTCGCGGCGGTTATTTCCCCGCATCTGAACGCGCTCTCGTGGCCCGATGGCTACGTCGGTATGCGTGGCGACGACGTCGTGGTCCTCGCCGGCAAGATTCTGGCCAAGGCTCAGGGTCGTTGGCACAAGGCGGGTGAGGAACCCGATGGTTTTCGCACGCGTGTCAGTATCCCCGAGGCGCTTGGCTTGAAGGCTCCCGACGACGTCGATCAGGCCGCTGGCGAGATCCGGCGTGGCCTGGCGGCACGTTTTGGTGGGCGCCCGGGAGTGATCATTTCCGGATCAGGGCGCACTGGGCAACCGGGTCGGGGTGTGGCGGACGTGGCCCTGGGGTCGGCTGGGCTGGACGTGAAGACGCCCACCGGCGAATCCGTCATTGACGCGATTGCGGCGCTCGCGGGCGTGGTGATGATGAGCTCGCACGAATGCCCGGTGGTCGTGGTGCGCGGCATCCCGGACGTGATGACCTGGGAGGACTAG
- the valS gene encoding valine--tRNA ligase produces MTDETLRTSTQVPAKASLDGLEDRWGKEWEEKGTYSFDTDTTREAVYSIDTPPPTVSGSLHVGHVFSYTHTDVVARYKRMQGMNVFYPMGWDDNGLPTERRVQNYFGVRCDPSLPYEEGFVPPHDGGDGKSIKYADQKPISRRNFIELCWKLTEDDEKQFEALWRHLGLSVDWKQNYQTIGAKAQKVAQAAFIRNVERGEAYQAQAPGLWDVTFQTAVAQAELEAREYPGAYHSLQFHTPDGDVTIETTRPELLPACVAVIAHPDDERYQHLFGKTAITPVFGVEVPILPHPMAEIDKGSGIVMCCTFGDLTDVQWWRELGLPMRTVLGKDGRLLRETPDWITTDLGRETFAEMSGATTFSARKALVAKLEETGEIIGEIKPTTRMTNFFEKGDKPLEIVPSRQWYIRNGGRAHTEANGKDLRENLLTRGEELEFHPDFMRVRYNNWVEGLNTDWLISRQRFFGVPLPLWYKVSESGDVDYDAVLVPTEDMLPVDPSSDTPPGYEESQRGEPGGFVGEVDIMDTWATSSMSPQVAGGWLTDDKLFAQVYPMDLRPQGQDIIRTWLFSTVVRAHLEFGGLPWKHAAISGWILDPDRKKMSKSKGNVVTPMGLLEKHGSDAVRYWAASARLGTDAAFDEQQMKIGRRLAMKVLNASKFALGMAGGEAQVDLDPSAVTEPLDKAMLAMLADVVARSTKALENYDHTRALELTETCFWTFCDDYLELVKDRAYDRDGEYAAAGDSAKVRSARVALNLAVDTFLRLLAPVLPYATEEVWSWYRTGSVHRAQWPAADVFGAAADGDADLVGAAGKALAALRKVKSEQKVSQRTAYADVTLTLPAGGAAAAELVRGELESAAHVEGELAFVEAEVDGPEVTAFAFVTEE; encoded by the coding sequence ATGACTGACGAAACACTGCGTACATCCACACAGGTTCCCGCGAAGGCGAGCCTGGACGGCCTCGAGGATCGCTGGGGCAAGGAATGGGAAGAGAAGGGCACCTACTCTTTCGACACTGACACCACCCGCGAGGCGGTCTACTCGATCGACACTCCCCCGCCCACGGTCTCTGGCTCGCTCCACGTCGGTCACGTATTCTCCTACACGCACACGGACGTCGTGGCGCGTTACAAGCGCATGCAGGGCATGAACGTGTTCTACCCGATGGGATGGGATGACAACGGCCTGCCTACCGAACGCCGCGTGCAAAACTACTTCGGCGTTCGTTGCGACCCTTCCCTGCCGTATGAGGAGGGCTTCGTTCCCCCGCACGATGGCGGCGACGGCAAGTCGATCAAGTACGCCGACCAAAAGCCAATCTCGCGCCGCAACTTTATCGAGCTGTGCTGGAAGCTGACCGAGGACGACGAGAAGCAGTTTGAGGCGCTGTGGCGCCACCTCGGCCTGTCGGTCGATTGGAAGCAGAATTACCAGACGATCGGTGCCAAGGCCCAGAAGGTCGCCCAGGCGGCGTTCATCCGCAACGTCGAACGCGGCGAGGCCTACCAGGCTCAGGCCCCGGGCCTGTGGGACGTGACATTCCAGACTGCCGTCGCCCAAGCCGAGCTCGAGGCCCGCGAATACCCGGGCGCCTACCACTCGCTCCAGTTCCACACTCCCGATGGCGACGTCACCATCGAGACCACCCGCCCCGAGTTGCTTCCGGCGTGTGTGGCGGTCATCGCCCACCCCGACGACGAACGCTACCAGCACCTCTTCGGCAAGACCGCGATCACCCCGGTCTTCGGCGTCGAGGTACCTATCCTTCCGCATCCGATGGCGGAGATCGACAAGGGCTCGGGCATCGTCATGTGCTGTACGTTCGGCGATCTGACAGACGTCCAGTGGTGGCGCGAGCTCGGCCTGCCCATGCGCACCGTGCTCGGCAAGGACGGCCGCCTCCTGCGCGAGACGCCGGATTGGATCACCACCGACCTCGGCCGCGAGACCTTCGCCGAGATGTCCGGTGCCACCACGTTCTCCGCCCGCAAGGCGCTCGTGGCCAAGCTTGAGGAAACCGGTGAGATCATCGGCGAGATCAAGCCCACCACCCGCATGACGAACTTCTTCGAGAAGGGCGACAAGCCGCTCGAGATCGTCCCCTCCCGCCAGTGGTACATCCGCAACGGCGGCCGCGCCCACACCGAGGCCAACGGCAAGGACCTGCGTGAGAACCTGCTGACCCGCGGCGAGGAGCTCGAATTCCACCCGGACTTCATGCGCGTGCGCTACAACAATTGGGTCGAGGGCCTCAACACCGATTGGCTGATCTCGCGTCAGCGCTTCTTCGGCGTTCCGCTCCCGCTGTGGTACAAGGTATCCGAAAGCGGCGACGTCGATTACGACGCCGTGTTGGTGCCCACCGAGGACATGCTTCCGGTGGATCCTTCCTCCGACACGCCCCCGGGATACGAGGAGTCCCAGCGCGGTGAGCCCGGCGGCTTCGTGGGTGAAGTCGACATCATGGATACGTGGGCTACCTCGTCAATGTCGCCCCAGGTGGCCGGCGGCTGGCTCACCGATGACAAGCTCTTTGCCCAGGTCTACCCGATGGATCTTCGCCCCCAGGGTCAGGACATCATCCGAACCTGGCTCTTCTCCACCGTAGTTCGCGCCCATCTGGAGTTCGGCGGACTACCGTGGAAGCACGCGGCAATTTCGGGTTGGATCCTCGATCCGGACCGCAAGAAGATGTCCAAGTCGAAGGGCAACGTCGTCACCCCGATGGGCCTGCTGGAGAAGCACGGTTCCGACGCCGTCCGCTATTGGGCAGCCTCCGCCCGCCTCGGCACCGACGCGGCTTTCGACGAGCAGCAGATGAAGATCGGACGCCGCCTGGCAATGAAGGTCCTCAACGCCTCGAAGTTCGCGCTCGGCATGGCAGGCGGCGAGGCCCAGGTAGACCTCGATCCGAGTGCCGTCACCGAGCCGCTCGACAAGGCGATGTTGGCGATGCTTGCCGACGTCGTCGCCCGCTCGACCAAGGCACTGGAAAACTACGATCACACCCGCGCCCTCGAGCTGACGGAAACATGCTTCTGGACGTTCTGCGACGACTACCTTGAGCTTGTCAAAGATCGCGCCTACGATCGCGACGGCGAATACGCGGCCGCCGGCGATTCGGCCAAGGTTCGCTCGGCGCGCGTCGCCCTGAACCTGGCCGTGGACACCTTCCTTCGCCTGCTCGCGCCGGTGCTGCCCTACGCCACCGAAGAGGTGTGGTCCTGGTACCGTACGGGCTCCGTGCACCGCGCACAGTGGCCGGCCGCCGACGTCTTCGGCGCCGCCGCCGATGGGGACGCCGACCTCGTGGGTGCCGCTGGCAAGGCACTTGCCGCACTGCGTAAGGTCAAGTCTGAGCAGAAGGTCTCCCAGCGAACCGCTTACGCCGACGTAACCCTGACCCTCCCCGCCGGTGGCGCCGCCGCCGCGGAGTTGGTGCGTGGCGAGCTCGAATCGGCTGCACACGTCGAAGGCGAATTGGCCTTCGTCGAGGCCGAGGTTGACGGCCCCGAGGTAACGGCCTTCGCGTTCGTCACCGAAGAGTAG
- a CDS encoding AMP-dependent synthetase/ligase, whose amino-acid sequence MSEYIEEEGVSFVPGKMEVTDQMTVPALIRRRALEMPKKTAIFRKSAMGNQWIPVGWAQFYDEIRALARGFIAYGLQPGERVAIMSHTSYEWSLFDFAVQFAGGYAVPIYETSVVEQAEWIIKDAGCKFAVVENQAMETMLQPLLERVDVLEQIFVMADDAQGRISSAGSLHDDDEIDRRIDAQVADDVWTIIYTSGTTGRPKGVVLTHRNLLHVAINGPADEGLMDVVSRKGARTILFLPMAHVFARFINVMALYAGTGIGYCPDTRNLVADMQSFKPTYVLAVPRVFEKIYNAADAKAGKGLKLKMFRTAAKVAIAYGRALETEEGPSPKLAAQQRMFDKLVFSKMRDIMGGKVEYAISGGAPLGNRLAAFFTGAGIQILEGYGLSETAAPTTVNRVNKFRLGSVGPAYPGCYVKAAEDGELLVKGDHVFKGYHNNPEATAEAFTEDGWFRTGDIGRVDENEFVWVTGRKKELIVTAGGKNVAPAELEDRLRSHPLISQVVVVGDQKPFISALLTLDAEALPQWLSNRGLPPMSVNEAVNDPQVIAAIDRAVKRTNEHVSRAESIRKFKILPGDFTVENGYMTPSLKVKRTAIIRDFASAIEEIYTK is encoded by the coding sequence GTGAGCGAATACATCGAAGAAGAGGGCGTCTCGTTCGTGCCCGGCAAGATGGAAGTGACCGACCAGATGACGGTGCCGGCACTGATCCGTCGTCGTGCGCTGGAAATGCCGAAGAAGACGGCCATCTTCCGCAAGTCCGCGATGGGCAACCAGTGGATCCCCGTGGGCTGGGCCCAGTTCTACGACGAAATTCGCGCACTCGCCCGCGGCTTCATCGCCTACGGCCTCCAACCAGGCGAACGCGTGGCCATCATGTCGCACACCTCCTACGAGTGGTCCCTGTTCGACTTCGCCGTTCAGTTCGCCGGCGGATACGCCGTCCCAATCTACGAAACCTCTGTGGTCGAACAAGCCGAGTGGATCATCAAGGACGCGGGCTGTAAGTTCGCCGTCGTCGAGAACCAGGCGATGGAAACCATGCTTCAGCCTCTGCTCGAGCGCGTCGACGTTCTCGAACAGATCTTCGTCATGGCCGACGACGCCCAAGGCCGCATCTCTTCCGCCGGTTCCCTTCACGACGACGACGAGATCGACCGCCGCATCGACGCCCAGGTGGCTGACGACGTGTGGACCATTATTTACACTTCCGGCACCACCGGACGCCCCAAGGGCGTTGTGCTCACGCACCGCAACCTGCTCCACGTCGCCATCAACGGCCCCGCCGACGAGGGCCTCATGGACGTCGTCTCCCGCAAGGGAGCACGCACTATCCTCTTCCTTCCGATGGCACACGTTTTTGCACGCTTCATCAACGTCATGGCTCTCTATGCCGGAACTGGTATCGGTTACTGTCCCGACACGCGAAACCTCGTTGCCGACATGCAGTCCTTCAAGCCCACCTACGTGCTCGCCGTGCCGCGCGTGTTCGAAAAGATCTACAACGCCGCCGACGCCAAGGCCGGCAAGGGCCTCAAACTCAAGATGTTCCGCACGGCGGCCAAGGTCGCCATCGCCTACGGTCGCGCCCTCGAAACCGAGGAGGGCCCCTCGCCCAAGCTCGCGGCGCAGCAGCGCATGTTCGACAAGCTGGTCTTCTCCAAGATGCGCGACATCATGGGCGGCAAGGTCGAGTACGCCATCTCGGGCGGCGCACCGCTGGGCAACCGCCTCGCAGCCTTCTTTACCGGCGCCGGAATCCAGATCCTCGAAGGATACGGCCTGTCCGAAACGGCGGCACCGACCACCGTCAACCGGGTCAACAAGTTCCGCCTGGGCTCGGTCGGCCCCGCCTACCCCGGCTGCTACGTCAAGGCCGCCGAGGACGGCGAACTTCTCGTCAAGGGTGACCACGTCTTCAAGGGCTACCACAACAACCCTGAGGCAACCGCCGAAGCATTCACCGAAGATGGCTGGTTCCGCACCGGTGACATCGGGCGCGTGGACGAAAACGAGTTCGTGTGGGTGACGGGCCGCAAGAAGGAACTCATCGTCACGGCAGGTGGCAAGAACGTCGCGCCCGCTGAGCTCGAAGATCGCCTCCGTTCCCACCCGCTGATTTCGCAGGTGGTCGTGGTCGGGGATCAGAAGCCGTTCATCTCGGCCCTCTTAACCCTCGACGCCGAGGCCCTCCCCCAGTGGCTCTCCAACCGCGGCCTGCCGCCCATGTCGGTCAACGAGGCCGTCAATGATCCGCAGGTGATCGCAGCCATCGACCGCGCCGTCAAGCGCACGAACGAGCACGTCTCGCGTGCCGAGTCCATCCGCAAGTTCAAGATCCTTCCCGGCGACTTCACCGTGGAAAATGGCTACATGACCCCGTCGTTGAAGGTCAAGCGCACGGCCATCATCCGCGACTTCGCCTCGGCGATCGAGGAAATCTACACCAAGTAG
- a CDS encoding chorismate mutase — MADIPAELEGFRKTIDNLDAALVHILAERFRCTQQVGILKAERDLPPADPAREERQVERLRRLAVEADLDPVFAEKFLKFIVAEVIHHHERIAAEKNGE; from the coding sequence ATGGCTGATATTCCCGCGGAGCTCGAGGGCTTCCGTAAGACGATCGACAACCTGGACGCTGCGCTCGTCCACATTCTTGCTGAGCGTTTTCGCTGCACGCAACAAGTTGGCATTCTTAAGGCCGAGCGCGATCTTCCGCCGGCCGACCCCGCGCGCGAAGAACGCCAGGTGGAGCGTCTGCGCCGCCTTGCCGTCGAAGCCGACCTTGACCCGGTGTTTGCTGAGAAGTTCTTAAAGTTTATTGTGGCTGAGGTGATCCACCATCACGAGCGCATCGCCGCGGAAAAGAACGGCGAGTAG